AGACAACAGCGTGCCCTCGGCGGGCGCGGTGGTCACGATACAAATCGCCAACGGTACATTGACGGGACACTACGCATTCATCATGCGCGGGCAGAGCGGGGCAGCGTCGCTTGTAGCGGCGGGCAGCATCAACTTCGACGGAAACGGAAACGTCACTGCGGGGACCGAAGATGTGAACAGCGGCGGCGCGACCAACGTCACCATCAATTCCGGTACCTATCACATCAGCACCGACGGCCGCGGCAACGCTACGCTGCAGACATCGGCTGGGACGGTGAACTGGCAGTTCGTGGTAGTGAACCACTCGCGGGTGTTCGTCATCCGCTTCGATTCCGGCGTTGCCAGCGCCAGCGGCGTGCTGGAACTGCAGGACACAACGCAATTCACTGCCGCCGGCTTCAGCGGGAATTACGCGTTCAACCTTTCCGGATCGGACGCGAGCGGAAAACCTGGCTCTCTGGCTGTGGCGGGCGCGCTGACATCAACCGGCGCCCTGGTGATCAGCGGCGGGTTCCAGGATATCAACGATGCCGGAAGCCCATCCGGCGGGGCTGTCACCGGGAGCTACGGCGCACCCTCGGGTACCACGGGCCGGGGCACACTGAGCCTGAACGGCACCCCGTACGCCTATTACATCGTGGATGCCAACCGCGTCAGGCTGCTGGGGACCAGCACAGGTGCGCAACTCGTCGGCGACGCCATTAAGCAACCAGCCGGACCATTCGCGAATGCGAGCTTGCACGGGAGTCTTGCGTTCGCGACGCTGGGATCCACCAGCACCGGGGTTTTCGGCGAGGGCGGAGTGATCACGCTCGACGGCGCGGGCAACGTGACCAGTGGGACCATTGACACGAACAAGAACGGCAACCCGCAAAACGGGCTGGCTGTTGTTTCCGGGACGTACAACGTGACAGACACGACCACGGGAAGGGCGGCGATGAGCATGAGCGTCGGCGGATCGACGCTGCAATACGCTCTTTATCCGGAGATGAATGGCGGCGTGAGCATGGTAGAAATCGACACCACAAACGTGGTTGCCGCGCACGCGCTGGCGCAAAGCGGCTCGTTTGCCGCCGGATCTTTTTTGGGCAACTACGCGTTGCGCATGGGCGGCATGGATTTTGTCGTCAACCCAGGCGAGGAAGGACTGGTCGGGCAGATCATTCCCAACGGCGGAAGCACGTTGAGCGGCACCGTCGATATCAGCGACAACGGCGTGCTTACGCTCTCAGCTCCGGCTTCGACTTCATCCCCCGGTTACACGGTGGGAACCAACGGACGCGGATCGTTACCGCTCGCAGTCAACGGTGCGCCGTTTGGTACCTTCAACCTTTATGTCGTCGACAGCAAGACGGCGCTGTTCCTGGAATCCGACTCAACCCGAGTAATGGCTGGGGTGGCGGTGAAGCAATTCTGAGCTCTTCTGTTGCCACTCTTCCGGGCCGGCGGGCTTCGACCTACGGCCACCGCCTTAACCCGGACGCGGCTTTCGCAACTCTTCCCACCAGGCCGGGTTGTTATCTTCAATCGTCTTCTCACAGTGGGGTTCATGACAATCAAAGAAGTGACCGCCGAGGTGGCGTCGGCGCTTCCGGCGTTTGAGGCCAGTGTCGCAAAACAGCATGGCTACAGCCGCCATGTCAATCCCCAGTGGTTGAAGCTGCTCGACCTGCTGCGGATGAATGTTCGTTACCAGCGATGCTTGGGCGCCGAACTGTATACCGCGGACGGGCGCAGGATCCTGGACTTCCTTTCCGGCTATTGCGTTCACAACACGGGGCACAATCACCCTCACGTGATCGCCGCGCTCACCGACGAACTGGCGCGATCGGGGCCGGCCATGCTGCAAAGTCACGTGTCGGAACTGGCGGGAGAATTGGCGGAGAAGTTGTGTGCTCTTGCCGGCGGGCGGGTTTCGAAAGTGTTCTTCTGCAGCTCCGGCAGCGAGGGCGTGGAGGCGGCGATTAAGTTTGCCCGCGCGCACACCGGGCGCACCGGAATGCTCGCGGCGCATGGCGGGTTTCACGGCCTGACCTGCGGCGCGCTTTCGCTGATGGACGCCGGTTTCTGGCGCGACGGCTTCGGACCGCTGCTGCCGGACACGGAACTTGTCGAGTTCGGAAACCTGGCAGCGCTGGAGGAGAAACTACGCGCGCGGAATTTTGCCGCACTGGTACTGGAGCCGATCCAGGGGGAGGGCGGGATTCGTCTTCCCGCGGCCGATTACCTCGCTGGCGCGCAAGCCCTGTGCCGGAAATACGGCACGCTGTTCGTGCTCGACGAAGTGCAAACCGGACTGTGCCGCACGGGAAGCTTTCTCGCTGCGCACCGTTACGGCGTCGAACCTGACATGGTGGTGCTGGCGAAAGCGTTGAGCGGTGGGCTGGTGCCAAGCGGCGCGCTGCTGATGTCGGAGAACGTATATCGTTCAGTGTATGGCTCCATGAAGCGCGCCATCGTGC
This portion of the Terriglobales bacterium genome encodes:
- a CDS encoding aspartate aminotransferase family protein: MTIKEVTAEVASALPAFEASVAKQHGYSRHVNPQWLKLLDLLRMNVRYQRCLGAELYTADGRRILDFLSGYCVHNTGHNHPHVIAALTDELARSGPAMLQSHVSELAGELAEKLCALAGGRVSKVFFCSSGSEGVEAAIKFARAHTGRTGMLAAHGGFHGLTCGALSLMDAGFWRDGFGPLLPDTELVEFGNLAALEEKLRARNFAALVLEPIQGEGGIRLPAADYLAGAQALCRKYGTLFVLDEVQTGLCRTGSFLAAHRYGVEPDMVVLAKALSGGLVPSGALLMSENVYRSVYGSMKRAIVHTSTYSENALAMRAGLATLEVLAVEGLAERAERLGKYVRDKLRASLAGYEMVKEVRGAGLMSGIEFCVPRQLWLRMAWEAFRKIHPGMFGQMMVMRLFSDKNLLTQICGNNFLVLKVAPPLVVDEGQVDEFVAGVREVVEVVHSSRTFWSDALQLARRAVNL